The genomic region TTTAATGTGGCAATATTAGAATCAACAGAACCAAGCAATATaacattaattttattaataattttaaagtttccattaaaaatgcaaatattaaataaataaatttatattataaaatatataatacataatatatgtttaggTTATAAGTGTAAATGTGTACTTAAAATGGTAATCCGTGTTATATTGGATCCACaattaattcattattCCAACCAAAACATGaatacaatttaaaaattaatatatttaaattatatttatttgctttaatatttaaaaaatattttttaattatttatatgctaaataaataaggatgaaaagaataatatGCACTTCATATATACTAACTAGGATCCTAAaactaatttatattcatgATTCATTTTAATTGTAGTAGCTCAATTAATTTAATGTGTAtattacacatttttaattttccaaATTAGATAAGATGTGCACTTGAAactattcattattatatttatatataaagaaatgtTAGCACATAAGCAAAgttattacatattatagcgtataataattagagaatgtgttttatttaaagatATTGAAATGtcaaacaaaattatacaagGAAGATGATCGAATATTATTAAGAATAGCGATATTTCacatatgataaaaatgtttcaaaaaaatcGCAAAATAAGCATACTTACCTGAATTGCAACAAAAGTTAATAtaagttttatttaattatattattgtatattattttaaactattattattaagaaAAATGCTAATAGTGTGTTTAACTATTGGAAATTTCACATATAAAGACAAATAATtgcataaattttttggtgtagtatataagttttatgtaaaaataatatgattcAATCTACagtttaaaaacaaaattccATTACAATGGACAAACACAAACTAAtggtaaataattttattttaaaataaaacatatttatccttaattttattatgtttaatttatatttaaataatattaaatttatttgaatacattttgaattaatgcatatttttataattatttcttagtgtgaatttattattaaaggTGATAGTTATTTTAAAGGTAAAAATGTCGATACGACGAAAATTAACAAAGAAATATCCATCAAAAGTTATTGTAGTAACGATGATtgtaaaacaaatgaagAACGTATTAATGCTTTGTccgtatatatatatatggaattcaaaaatttattaaaaggtGATGATTATAATAAGTATGATGAATGTTTATTGATGTGGATaagtaatatattatttaagaTACACGACAAAAGCAAAGACAAAAAGACTCAAAAAGGCTATGTCGATCCTATTACTTTAAAAAGTGCTTATGAAAAGTATTTAGAGAAACATAAAGTAAAAGGGGATTATTGGGTTCTTTTTGATCATATAAAGGGTTTGAAAAATGCTAATCTTAGGTATATGGCcgaattttatatgttacTTAATAGAATATGTAAAACAATTGtagattataaaaataacggTGCTGGAAGTAATAaactttataattattctaAAAAATGCCTTGATCAATATATAAacctttatttaaatacttCTGGATGCAAATCATATCTTcatttattgaaaaaattaaaaggtATATATGATGATTTTAGAGTTTCTGCTATTGAGGAAAATCCTTCAAACAATAATTTAGCAACTAATCTTAAAAAACTTATAACACTAGATGGATTAGAGATAAACGGGACGAAAGGCTTTATATCATATGAATTccctaaaaaaaaatgtaattcCCTCGATAAAAAAGCGGCCTCAGTACAATTACAATCTTCTTCAAAAGAAGAATCACCGCTACCACAAGAgccagaaaaaaaagaatcaGCACCACAATCATCAGAGTTACAACAAATACCAACAGCATTGCCATCCCCACCGCAGGCGCAAAAACAAGATTCAGCATCTACACCACCATCCCCTGAACAACCAAAAGATCAATTGAGTGAGCAAAAAGATTCAGATGGCTCAGGTAATAACCGAGATGGGACGGATAGTGATCAAGTAGAAGATGGAACTCAAAGTACGGCAGGGGACCCTTTTAATACTGGACcattaatttttgaaatCGTATCAAAAGGTATGGaacaattaaataatgcTCGCGAGTTTGTtggtaaaaaaaaggaacaACTTACAAAGGTCACGGATACTATTAATAGTTTATATAATACGTCTGTAtctaatataaaaaacaatttctACAAATTTcctgaattttttaataattttattaacaatCTAAGTATTGATTCTAAACAAGTAGAAAACCCTCCTGATTCAGATGATAAAGAATCTGATTCAGGCGGAGGAGGGGATGGCCCATCACAACCccaaaaaaattcaaaacaAACTTCATCAGAAACTTCACCAAGTTCTACAGAACAAACTCAAGAACCACGAGAGTCTCAGGACTCATCTGAAAACCACTATTCTGATCAAAACGGTCACGAATCTGAAAAACCGGTGGAAGGCCCAGTGATTAAACCAGAAGATCCTGAATTTGGAGTAAAAGGAAATGGAACAATAGGAATAggtgatatatttatattcaaagaattcaaaaaaattggaaTTCCAATTAtagttattataatatccATTACTTTAGCTATTATGTACAAggtaaataaaagaaaattatgaaatgtacgatttttaaaatatttcctcactgtaaaatattattcattttttataattttatgttaGTTTTTGGTATTTGAACGTAgaaagaaattaaaaagaaaaaaaatgaaaaaagttACAAATTTGTTTGGTGTAAATAAAACGACATGAACAGTTATAAACTTAAGTGATAGAAGAAAGAAGatgcaaataattataaaatcatataGTCGAAAAAAACAgactaaaaaatttataaattccGTCTATGGGGAAAAAGtccattattaaatatatacaaacttATACAGGCAGATCCTATgccatttattaatttattttttttgttaatttttttgtctataaaagaaaatccgattttttggaattataaatttaattaataacttttattttggaGTTCAGATTCTATGAAACCGATTTAAAAACTTTATGTaagtattaaaaatgataaatatgtaaatttgtttattactattattatatgtagataaaatcataattataatttaaaaaatatttatataattataattcgaaaaatatattataatatgtataaatgtGATGTTGTTATAATGGTTATTCAATTTCagttataaatttatttatataattataggaatgaaaacattattaaaataatgaatgaataaaaaatatattttttataaaattacttattatttaaaaaattaataataatatctggaaaaaatataaacaatgaCACTATAAATTCTTGTCATAGTGcatataattgttttttatatatattaagtaaaaatcaatataaaaatataatggcACTTTCTAACATAAATGAATGTTTGTTTTATTGattgaataataaatcaaCAGCATATAATAGTGCATTACAAATGTACCAATGTTACTTATATTGTTAATGGTAATTTTTGGGACACACggctttatattttaaaaaaatgaacacataaaaaaaaagttaaagaccaaattaattttaaatatctGTTTATTATTCCATATTAGCATGTGTTATATTATCTGTTCTTAGTGAATTgcaactttttaaatttaaaatagcaTGTTTTATCTTAGggtttttaataaattacttGGATCATATACATTGATAactatagaaaaaaaatatatatgataaacaTGAATAATTATGAGCATTTAacgaatatttatttaaatttatgcattaaaagatcaaatatattttattttgtcctCTAAAGCGCAATATAACAATCTaattacacattttttttattatgctttaaaatttacatCAATACTTATTTCTGTTATGTGtttaatatttactatgtattattttaaagataatatgtatttaaaGAATTATTTGAGCTTATAAATAGCTCAATTGTATGGGTTCAGTGCTAATTGCTGTTTAAACCCTAGAAAAGATgctcaaaatatattataagataacccaataaaatatatttctaaatTGAAGTATATAGGATTAAAAGTAAAGTTATTGAACATATTAAAATCGGCCATGaatttatctatattaaataaaaataatataaatttatacaaCTTGAATAGAAAATGGAGCATGTAacttaatttaaaaatactataattttagaaaaatcTATATTATAAGAAACAACTATATAAAACTGTAATATATCGTATTAaataactatttttatattattaaggattataataataatagcattttttgtataaatggatcatatatacatatggcaaaaatatattaagcaACTTTCCATTTAAGGTAATTTAGATAATTGCcataaaataagtatagCATGTATAACGAAATGTAATTGCTATGAAAAGAACTTAAATAGATACAACAAATaattacataatatatataaatattattatcccTCATAATCCCCAAATTATGGCAGAGTCAAGTGATAATCTTAAGGATGTggtatacaattttttaaataaaatattttcttcatatatgttttatatgttgTATCGctcataaattatattaattttcatttgattagtatttatattaatacgtttttttgtttaattcataaaatatatttgtagtaTAAAGATATTTTTACGATAAATGactatttttatgtgaCGGATAAAGGTCATTTTAGAGTTGATACAAAATACGTAGAATTAATCGACGAATATTGTCATTACGAGAATAATTCAGGAAATTACAAATGTGatgattattttctatGGGCTAGCTgtagttttatttatttgctaaaaaattttaagaaGTATGGTTTagaatatgataaatttgCCGAATACGCTATTTTATGGTTAAGTTATAAACTAAATACAGTGCAAGATAAATGTGATatgaatttaaataatttttatactaatcatatagaaaaaaatgagtattataataatataataaaagatgATGATACTACGacttatatgaaaattatagataaaataaaagatttgatggatattaaagaaatatctaaatttaatgatccatttagtatattattttatttgtataatgCATTTCATGATGAACATGTGAATTGCACAAACCTTTCGAAAAAAGCTAATCAATTTGCTCAATATTTTGAAACAGTCAATAATGattctaataatataaaagacaGTCCATTTAGTCAAATATTGTCTACATTATCAAATGATtataacaatttaaaaaataattatggtAATAGTAAATGCCCCGATTTTAAATCACGTCCAGAATTAACCCCCAAAAAAATTCCTGTAAGAAATTCTGGAATAGATTCTGGACAAACATTGGGACAGACTCCTGAAGGTACATCATCAAGTCCATCGATATTAAACACAGTAATTCCAGGTTTAtcaacattttttgtaataccAGTTTTCTTGGGAGTTGCTTATAAggtaaataataaggaattaaaaactataatatttaaattatatttttgtgatCCCTTATATGcgtttatcaaaaaatatataataattttcccatttttatattagtattcattatttggaATTGATAAACTATTTCAAagacaatatataaaaaaaaaattaaaaaaaataaagaaaaaaatgaaacataatatatgattCGAAGAGTAGTGATAATTCCAGAAATCGTAATAATGATTGATATATGTTAAGAATATGTCTATTTGGAAACAAGTCATTTTTGACGATATTTTTGgatcataatttttgtgtctataagaataattaaataatataattaataaaatataaaattaatatgcatattattgcatttttgtattgtttttgtataatttgtatatgaTTTTGTGTAGTGGGTCAGGGTTAAGATAGTGTTTGTGGAACCCATAAATGGGTTAAGGTTAAGTACCAcaatacattttatttgtataatttttaataatttgacaatatttattagtttaacaaattgttttatatatatatataagacaaattataacaattgaatttcatattaatataacttAATGGTAAATGAGGTgaattatgtatttattgttAATTTGTGGTTAATGGTTTATGGGGCAATCGATAAAATGTCGGAATCGATATAGACAAATGATTTCAGAGCATCGatttgattttataaaataacgTCGATTTAAAtactttaatatttattatgagAAATTGTGGGGAAAATGGAAGTAAagaataaacataaaaacaTTTGTAAATTTAGTTGATAAGGAAATggaattaattaatatagaGAATGCTATTCAGTCGACCCCGtccatttattaatttatttttttaattataaaagggaaaacattatttatatgataaatttgGGGATATACggctttatattttaaaaaactgGATCGATCGAAAAGGgttaaaaattcaaaacatgttaaatatctttttattattctatATTAGCACGTGTTATATTATCAGTTCTTAGTAAATTg from Plasmodium vinckei vinckei genome assembly, chromosome: PVVCY_04 harbors:
- a CDS encoding CIR protein PIR protein, producing the protein MDKHKLMCEFIIKGDSYFKGKNVDTTKINKEISIKSYCSNDDCKTNEERINALSVYIYMEFKNLLKGDDYNKYDECLLMWISNILFKIHDKSKDKKTQKGYVDPITLKSAYEKYLEKHKVKGDYWVLFDHIKGLKNANLRYMAEFYMLLNRICKTIVDYKNNGAGSNKLYNYSKKCLDQYINLYLNTSGCKSYLHLLKKLKGIYDDFRVSAIEENPSNNNLATNLKKLITLDGLEINGTKGFISYEFPKKKCNSLDKKAASVQLQSSSKEESPLPQEPEKKESAPQSSELQQIPTALPSPPQAQKQDSASTPPSPEQPKDQLSEQKDSDGSGNNRDGTDSDQVEDGTQSTAGDPFNTGPLIFEIVSKGMEQLNNAREFVGKKKEQLTKVTDTINSLYNTSVSNIKNNFYKFPEFFNNFINNLSIDSKQVENPPDSDDKESDSGGGGDGPSQPQKNSKQTSSETSPSSTEQTQEPRESQDSSENHYSDQNGHESEKPVEGPVIKPEDPEFGVKGNGTIGIGDIFIFKEFKKIGIPIIVIIISITLAIMYKFLVFERRKKLKRKKMKKVTNLFGVNKTT
- a CDS encoding PIR protein CIR protein, which translates into the protein MAESSDNLKDVYKDIFTINDYFYVTDKGHFRVDTKYVELIDEYCHYENNSGNYKCDDYFLWASCSFIYLLKNFKKYGLEYDKFAEYAILWLSYKLNTVQDKCDMNLNNFYTNHIEKNEYYNNIIKDDDTTTYMKIIDKIKDLMDIKEISKFNDPFSILFYLYNAFHDEHVNCTNLSKKANQFAQYFETVNNDSNNIKDSPFSQILSTLSNDYNNLKNNYGNSKCPDFKSRPELTPKKIPVRNSGIDSGQTLGQTPEGTSSSPSILNTVIPGLSTFFVIPVFLGVAYKYSLFGIDKLFQRQYIKKKLKKIKKKMKHNI